One Sus scrofa isolate TJ Tabasco breed Duroc chromosome 1, Sscrofa11.1, whole genome shotgun sequence DNA segment encodes these proteins:
- the VPS18 gene encoding vacuolar protein sorting-associated protein 18 homolog isoform X1 gives MASILDEYEDSLSRSAVLQPGCPSVGIPHSGYVNAQLEKEAPIFSKQRIDFTPSERITSLVVSCNQLCMSLGKDTLLRIDLGKANEPNHMELGRKDDAKVHKMFLDHTGSHLLIALSSTEVLYVNRNGQKVRPLARWKGQLVESVGWNKALGTESSTGPILVGTAQGQIFEAELSASEGGLFGPAPDLYFRPLYVLNEEGGPAPVCSLEAERGPEGRGFVIATTRQRLFQFIGRASEGAEAQGFSGLFAAYADHPPPFREFPSSLGYSELAFYTPKLRSAPRAFAWMMGDGVLYGSLDCGRPDSLLSEERVWEYPEGVGPGGSPPLAIVLTQFHFLLLLADRVEAVCTLTGQVVLRDHFLEKFGPLRHMVKDSSTGHLWAHTERAVFRYHVQREARDVWRTYLDMNRFDLAKEYCRERPDCLDTVLAREADFCFRQRRYLESARCYALTQSYFEEIALKFLEARQEEALAEFLQRKLASLKPAERTQATLLTTWLTELYLSRLGALQGDPEALNLYRETRERFRAFLSSPRHKEWLFASRASIHELLASHGDTEHMVYFAVIMQDYERVVAYHCQHEAYEEALAVLARHRDPQLFYKFSPILIRHIPRQLVDAWIELGSRLDARQLIPALVNYSQGGEAQQVSQAIRYMEFCVNVLGETEQAIHNYLLSLYARGQPASLLAYLEQAGTSPHRVHYDLKYALRLCAEHGHHRACVHVYKVLELYEEAVDLALQVDVDLAKQCADLPEEDEELRKKLWLKIARHVVQEEEDVQTAMACLASCPLLKIEDVLPFFPDFVTIDHFKEAICSSLKAYNYHIQELQQEMEEATASAQRIRRDLQELRGRYGTVEPQDKCATCDFPLLNRPFYLFLCGHMFHADCLLQAVRPGLPAYKQARLEELQRKLGAVPPPSKGSARAKEAEAGVAASGPSREQLKADLDELVAAECVYCGELMIRSIDRPFIDPQCYEEEHLSWL, from the exons ATGGCGTCTATCTTGGATGAATATGAGGACTCCCTGTCCCGCTCGGCCGTCTTGCAGCCCGGCTGCCCCAGCGTGGGCATCCCCCATTCGG GGTATGTGAATGCCCAGCTAGAGAAGGAAGCGCCCATCTTCTCGAAGCAGCGCATTGACTTTACCCCTTCCGAGCGTATCACCAGTCTTGTCGTTTCCTGCAATCAGCTCTGCATGAGCCTGGGCAAGGATACACTACTTCG CATTGACTTAGGCAAAGCAAATGAACCCAACCACATGGAGCTGGGGCGCAAGGATGATGCCAAAGTTCACAAGATGTTCCTGGACCATACTG GCTCTCACCTGCTGATTGCTCTGAGCAGCACAGAGGTCCTCTACGTGAACCGTAATGGACAGAAGGTTCGGCCCCTGGCCCGTTGGAAGGGGCAGCTGGTGGAGAGTGTGGGTTGGAACAAGGCCCTGGGCACCGAGAGCAGCACAGGCCCCATCCTGGTCGGCACCGCCCAAGGCCAGATCTTCGAAGCAGAGCTCTCCGCCAGTGAGGGTGGGCTTTTTGGCCCTGCCCCGGATCTTTACTTCCGTCCACTGTACGTGCTAAATGAAGAAGGGGGCCCAGCACCTGTGTGCTCCCTGGAGGCCGAGCGGGGCCCTGAAGGGCGGGGCTTTGTGATCGCCACCACCAGGCAGCGCCTCTTCCAGTTCATAGGCCGAGCATCAGAGGGAGCTGAGGCTCAGGGCTTCTCCGGGCTCTTTGCTGCCTATGCTGACCACCCCCCTCCATTCCGTGAGTTCCCCAGCAGTCTGGGCTACAGCGAGTTGGCCTTCTACACCCCCAAGTTACGCTCGGCGCCCCGGGCCTTCGCCTGGATGATGGGGGATGGCGTGTTGTATGGATCGTTGGACTGCGGGCGGCCTGACTCCCTGCTGAGCGAGGAACGGGTCTGGGAGTACCCAGAGGGGGTGGGTCCTGGCGGCAGCCCACCCCTGGCCATCGTCCTGACCCAGTTCCACTTCCTCCTGCTGCTGGCAGACCGCGTGGAGGCGGTGTGCACGCTGACGGGCCAGGTGGTGCTGCGGGACCATTTCCTGGAGAAGTTTGGGCCACTGAGGCACATGGTGAAGGACTCCTCCACGGGCCACCTGTGGGCCCACACCGAGCGGGCTGTCTTCCGCTACCACGTACAGAGGGAGGCCCGGGATGTCTGGCGCACCTACCTGGACATGAACCGCTTCGACCTGGCCAAGGAGTATTGTCGAGAGCGGCCTGACTGCCTGGACACAGTCCTGGCCCGGGAGGCCGACTTCTGCTTTCGCCAACGTCGTTACCTGGAGAGCGCACGCTGCTATGCCCTGACCCAGAGCTACTTTGAAGAGATTGCCCTCAAGTTCTTGGAGGCCCGGCAGGAGGAGGCTCTGGCCGAGTTCCTGCAGCGAAAACTGGCCAGTCTGAAGCCGGCTGAGCGCACCCAGGCCACGCTGCTTACCACCTGGCTGACGGAGCTCTACCTGAGCCGGCTTGGGGCCCTGCAGGGTGACCCCGAGGCTCTGAACCTCTACCGGGAAACCCGGGAGCGCTTCCGCGCCTTCCTCAGCAGCCCCCGCCACAAGGAGTGGCTCTTCGCCAGCCGGGCCTCCATCCACGAGCTGCTTGCCAGCCATGGGGACACGGAGCACATGGTGTATTTTGCTGTGATCATGCAGGACTACGAGCGCGTGGTGGCGTACCACTGCCAGCATGAGGCCTATGAAGAGGCACTGGCCGTGCTGGCCCGCCACCGTGACCCCCAGCTCTTCTACAAGTTCTCGCCCATCCTCATCCGTCATATCCCTCGCCAGCTGGTGGACGCTTGGATTGAGCTGGGCAGTCGGCTGGATGCCCGGCAGCTCATCCCTGCCCTGGTGAACTATAGCCAGGGTGGCGAGGCCCAGCAGGTGAGCCAGGCCATCCGCTACATGGAGTTCTGCGTGAATGTTCTGGGCGAGACTGAGCAGGCCATTCACAATTACCTGCTGTCACTCTATGCCCGAGGCCAGCCAGCCTCGCTGCTGGCCTACCTGGAGCAGGCCGGGACTAGCCCGCACCGGGTGCATTACGACCTCAAGTATGCACTGCGGCTCTGCGCTGAGCATGGCCACCACCGCGCTTGTGTCCACGTCTATAAGGTCCTGGAGCTGTATGAAGAGGCTGTGGACCTGGCCCTGCAG GTGGATGTGGACCTAGCCAAGCAGTGTGCTGACCTGCCCGAGGAAGATGAGGAGCTGCGCAAGAAACTGTGGCTGAAGATTGCCCGGCACGTagtgcaggaggaggaagatgtgCAGACAGCCATGGCCTGCCTGGCCAGCTGCCCCCTGCTCAAGATTGAAGACGTGCTGCCTTTCTTCCCAGACTTCGTCACCATTGACCACTTCAAAGAAGCCATCTGCAGCTCACTCAAGGCCTACAACTACCACATCCAAGAGCTGCAGCAAGAGATGGAAGAGGCCACAGCCAGTGCCCAGCGCATCCGGCGAGATCTGCAGGAGCTGCGGGGCCGCTACGGCACTGTGGAACCCCAGGACAAATGTGCCACCTGCGACTTCCCCTTGCTTAACCGCCCTTTTTACCTCTTCCTCTGTGGCCACATGTTCCACGCTGACTGCCTTCTGCAGGCCGTGCGGCCTGGCCTGCCAGCCTACAAGCAGGCCCGGCTAGAGGAGCTGCAGCGGAAGCTGGGGGCTGTTCCACCCCCCTCCAAGGGCTCTGCCCGGGCTAAGGAGGCTGAGGCAGGGGTGGCTGCCTCCGGCCCCAGCCGGGAACAGCTCAAGGCCGACCTGGACGAACTGGTGGCTGCTGAGTGTGTGTACTGTGGGGAGCTGATGATCCGCTCTATTGACCGGCCCTTTATTGACCCCCAGTGCTATGAGGAGGAGCACCTCAGTTGGTTGTAG
- the VPS18 gene encoding vacuolar protein sorting-associated protein 18 homolog isoform X2: MNPTTWSWGARMMPKFTRCSWTILGATLSPTPGSHLLIALSSTEVLYVNRNGQKVRPLARWKGQLVESVGWNKALGTESSTGPILVGTAQGQIFEAELSASEGGLFGPAPDLYFRPLYVLNEEGGPAPVCSLEAERGPEGRGFVIATTRQRLFQFIGRASEGAEAQGFSGLFAAYADHPPPFREFPSSLGYSELAFYTPKLRSAPRAFAWMMGDGVLYGSLDCGRPDSLLSEERVWEYPEGVGPGGSPPLAIVLTQFHFLLLLADRVEAVCTLTGQVVLRDHFLEKFGPLRHMVKDSSTGHLWAHTERAVFRYHVQREARDVWRTYLDMNRFDLAKEYCRERPDCLDTVLAREADFCFRQRRYLESARCYALTQSYFEEIALKFLEARQEEALAEFLQRKLASLKPAERTQATLLTTWLTELYLSRLGALQGDPEALNLYRETRERFRAFLSSPRHKEWLFASRASIHELLASHGDTEHMVYFAVIMQDYERVVAYHCQHEAYEEALAVLARHRDPQLFYKFSPILIRHIPRQLVDAWIELGSRLDARQLIPALVNYSQGGEAQQVSQAIRYMEFCVNVLGETEQAIHNYLLSLYARGQPASLLAYLEQAGTSPHRVHYDLKYALRLCAEHGHHRACVHVYKVLELYEEAVDLALQVDVDLAKQCADLPEEDEELRKKLWLKIARHVVQEEEDVQTAMACLASCPLLKIEDVLPFFPDFVTIDHFKEAICSSLKAYNYHIQELQQEMEEATASAQRIRRDLQELRGRYGTVEPQDKCATCDFPLLNRPFYLFLCGHMFHADCLLQAVRPGLPAYKQARLEELQRKLGAVPPPSKGSARAKEAEAGVAASGPSREQLKADLDELVAAECVYCGELMIRSIDRPFIDPQCYEEEHLSWL, encoded by the exons ATGAACCCAACCACATGGAGCTGGGGCGCAAGGATGATGCCAAAGTTCACAAGATGTTCCTGGACCATACTG GGTGCCACGCTCTCCCCTACTCCAGGCTCTCACCTGCTGATTGCTCTGAGCAGCACAGAGGTCCTCTACGTGAACCGTAATGGACAGAAGGTTCGGCCCCTGGCCCGTTGGAAGGGGCAGCTGGTGGAGAGTGTGGGTTGGAACAAGGCCCTGGGCACCGAGAGCAGCACAGGCCCCATCCTGGTCGGCACCGCCCAAGGCCAGATCTTCGAAGCAGAGCTCTCCGCCAGTGAGGGTGGGCTTTTTGGCCCTGCCCCGGATCTTTACTTCCGTCCACTGTACGTGCTAAATGAAGAAGGGGGCCCAGCACCTGTGTGCTCCCTGGAGGCCGAGCGGGGCCCTGAAGGGCGGGGCTTTGTGATCGCCACCACCAGGCAGCGCCTCTTCCAGTTCATAGGCCGAGCATCAGAGGGAGCTGAGGCTCAGGGCTTCTCCGGGCTCTTTGCTGCCTATGCTGACCACCCCCCTCCATTCCGTGAGTTCCCCAGCAGTCTGGGCTACAGCGAGTTGGCCTTCTACACCCCCAAGTTACGCTCGGCGCCCCGGGCCTTCGCCTGGATGATGGGGGATGGCGTGTTGTATGGATCGTTGGACTGCGGGCGGCCTGACTCCCTGCTGAGCGAGGAACGGGTCTGGGAGTACCCAGAGGGGGTGGGTCCTGGCGGCAGCCCACCCCTGGCCATCGTCCTGACCCAGTTCCACTTCCTCCTGCTGCTGGCAGACCGCGTGGAGGCGGTGTGCACGCTGACGGGCCAGGTGGTGCTGCGGGACCATTTCCTGGAGAAGTTTGGGCCACTGAGGCACATGGTGAAGGACTCCTCCACGGGCCACCTGTGGGCCCACACCGAGCGGGCTGTCTTCCGCTACCACGTACAGAGGGAGGCCCGGGATGTCTGGCGCACCTACCTGGACATGAACCGCTTCGACCTGGCCAAGGAGTATTGTCGAGAGCGGCCTGACTGCCTGGACACAGTCCTGGCCCGGGAGGCCGACTTCTGCTTTCGCCAACGTCGTTACCTGGAGAGCGCACGCTGCTATGCCCTGACCCAGAGCTACTTTGAAGAGATTGCCCTCAAGTTCTTGGAGGCCCGGCAGGAGGAGGCTCTGGCCGAGTTCCTGCAGCGAAAACTGGCCAGTCTGAAGCCGGCTGAGCGCACCCAGGCCACGCTGCTTACCACCTGGCTGACGGAGCTCTACCTGAGCCGGCTTGGGGCCCTGCAGGGTGACCCCGAGGCTCTGAACCTCTACCGGGAAACCCGGGAGCGCTTCCGCGCCTTCCTCAGCAGCCCCCGCCACAAGGAGTGGCTCTTCGCCAGCCGGGCCTCCATCCACGAGCTGCTTGCCAGCCATGGGGACACGGAGCACATGGTGTATTTTGCTGTGATCATGCAGGACTACGAGCGCGTGGTGGCGTACCACTGCCAGCATGAGGCCTATGAAGAGGCACTGGCCGTGCTGGCCCGCCACCGTGACCCCCAGCTCTTCTACAAGTTCTCGCCCATCCTCATCCGTCATATCCCTCGCCAGCTGGTGGACGCTTGGATTGAGCTGGGCAGTCGGCTGGATGCCCGGCAGCTCATCCCTGCCCTGGTGAACTATAGCCAGGGTGGCGAGGCCCAGCAGGTGAGCCAGGCCATCCGCTACATGGAGTTCTGCGTGAATGTTCTGGGCGAGACTGAGCAGGCCATTCACAATTACCTGCTGTCACTCTATGCCCGAGGCCAGCCAGCCTCGCTGCTGGCCTACCTGGAGCAGGCCGGGACTAGCCCGCACCGGGTGCATTACGACCTCAAGTATGCACTGCGGCTCTGCGCTGAGCATGGCCACCACCGCGCTTGTGTCCACGTCTATAAGGTCCTGGAGCTGTATGAAGAGGCTGTGGACCTGGCCCTGCAG GTGGATGTGGACCTAGCCAAGCAGTGTGCTGACCTGCCCGAGGAAGATGAGGAGCTGCGCAAGAAACTGTGGCTGAAGATTGCCCGGCACGTagtgcaggaggaggaagatgtgCAGACAGCCATGGCCTGCCTGGCCAGCTGCCCCCTGCTCAAGATTGAAGACGTGCTGCCTTTCTTCCCAGACTTCGTCACCATTGACCACTTCAAAGAAGCCATCTGCAGCTCACTCAAGGCCTACAACTACCACATCCAAGAGCTGCAGCAAGAGATGGAAGAGGCCACAGCCAGTGCCCAGCGCATCCGGCGAGATCTGCAGGAGCTGCGGGGCCGCTACGGCACTGTGGAACCCCAGGACAAATGTGCCACCTGCGACTTCCCCTTGCTTAACCGCCCTTTTTACCTCTTCCTCTGTGGCCACATGTTCCACGCTGACTGCCTTCTGCAGGCCGTGCGGCCTGGCCTGCCAGCCTACAAGCAGGCCCGGCTAGAGGAGCTGCAGCGGAAGCTGGGGGCTGTTCCACCCCCCTCCAAGGGCTCTGCCCGGGCTAAGGAGGCTGAGGCAGGGGTGGCTGCCTCCGGCCCCAGCCGGGAACAGCTCAAGGCCGACCTGGACGAACTGGTGGCTGCTGAGTGTGTGTACTGTGGGGAGCTGATGATCCGCTCTATTGACCGGCCCTTTATTGACCCCCAGTGCTATGAGGAGGAGCACCTCAGTTGGTTGTAG